Proteins from one Impatiens glandulifera chromosome 2, dImpGla2.1, whole genome shotgun sequence genomic window:
- the LOC124925630 gene encoding DEAD-box ATP-dependent RNA helicase 7: MPSLPLVQPLSAEAEISKSEKKLKKKMKNGVDLDSSSDKKKKSKVSESDSDEIDLKKKKSKKKESSKKRKAADVDEDNEDQKSENSSELVEPMNSKPSPDKNAELEKPKKKMKLGDDEIQEAEKDENPNAVKNFRISAPLRDALKSRGIEALFPIQAMTFNIVLDGSDLVGRARTGQGKTLAFVLPILESLTSGPAKAGRKTGYGKNPSVLVLLPTRELATQVAADFESYGRAMGLTTVCLYGGSPYQPQQVKLSRGVDIVVGTPGRVKDHIERGNINFSSLQFRVLDEADEMLRMGFVEDVELILGKVDDPSKVQTLLFSATLPVWVKQISGKFLKADKKTVDLVGNDKMKASTNVRHIIMPCSSSARTQLIPDIIRCYGSCGRVIIFTETKDCASELAGLLPGARALHGDIQQSQREITLSGFRSGKFLVLVATNVAARGLDINDVQLIIQCEPPKDVEAYIHRSGRTGRAGNTGVAVMLYDPRRGNGNRIERESGVKFEHLSAPQPADMAKAAGTDASRIITNVSDSVIPIFQAAAEELLASSGLSPVELLAKAIAKTAGYTEIKNRSLLSSMENHVTVLLGVGRAIYTPSFAFGVLRRFLPSEKVDLIKNLALTADAMGAVFDVSVDDVDMIVEGAKSAGGVSLEVVKELPPLQVREQTRGGYGRGGGGYRGGGGGGGNRFGRGGGGGGGYSRGGGGGKRW; encoded by the exons ATGCCTTCTCTTCCTCTTGTTCAGCCTCTCTCTGCCGAGGCCGAAATTAGCAAGTCAgagaagaagttgaagaagaagatgaagaacggCGTGGACTTGGATTCTTCCAGcgataagaagaagaaatcaaaaGTATCTGAGTCCGACTCGGATGagattgatttgaagaaaaagaagagtaaGAAGAAGGAAAGTTCTAAAAAGCGGAAGGCTGCAGATGTTGACGAGGATAATGAGGATCAGAAGAGCGAAAATAGCTCCGAGTTAGTTGAGCCGATGAATTCGAAGCCATCACCCGATAAAAACGCTGAATTAGAAAagccgaagaagaagatgaaattggGAGACGATGAAATTCAAGAGGCCGAAAAGGATGAGAATCCCAACGCCGTAAAGAATTTCAGGATTTCGGCTCCGTTGAGAGATGCTTTGAAATCGAGGGGTATCGAAGCCTTGTTCCCTATTCAAGCAATGACCTTTAATATTGTTCTTGATGGATCGGACTTGGTCGGTCGTGCTAGAACCGGACAG GGTAAAACACTTGCTTTTGTGTTACCCATATTGGAGTCCTTGACCAGTGGGCCTGCAAAAGCTGGAAGAAAGACTGGATATGGCAAAAATCCAAGTGTTCTTGTCCTCCTACCAACTAGGGAACTGGCTACACAG GTTGCTGCTGACTTTGAATCTTATGGTCGAGCAATGGGACTGACTACTGTTTGCTTGTATGGAGGGTCTCCATACCAGCCTCAGCAAGTGAAGTTGAGCAGAGGGGTGGATATTGTTGTGGGGACTCCTGGTCGTGTCAAG GATCATATAGAAAGGGGTAATATTAACTTCAGCTCCTTGCAATTCCGTGTCCTGGATGAAGCAGATGAGATGCTTCGAATGGGGTTTGTTGAAGATGTTGAACTTATTCTAG GAAAGGTGGATGATCCCAGCAAGGTTCAGACACTTTTATTCAGTGCCACCCTACCAGTCTGGGTGAAACAG aTTTCTGGAAAGTTTCTGAAAGCTGATAAGAAGACTGTTGATCTTGTTGGAAATGATAAAATGAAGGCTAGTACAAATGTGAGGCATATTATTATGCCGTGCTCTAGTTCTGCAAGAACACAACTCATTCCAGATATTATTCGTTGTTATGGCAG TTGTGGAcgtgttattatttttactgaAACAAAGGATTGTGCTTCTGAACTTGCCGGTTTATTACCTGGAGCACGTGCCCTCCACGGTGACATTCAACAATCACAGCGTGAG ATCACTCTTTCTGGATTCAGATCTGGTAAATTCTTGGTGTTGGTGGCCACTAATGTTGCGGCTCGTGGACTTGACATAAATGATGTTCAGCTGATTATCCAG TGTGAGCCACCCAAGGATGTGGAAGCCTATATTCATCGTTCTGGAAGGACAGGAAGAGCCG GAAACACTGGTGTTGCTGTCATGCTTTATGATCCAAGAAGAGGCAACGGCAACAGGATAGAAAGAGAGTCTGGTGTTAAGTTTGAACATTTGTCTGCTCCCCAGCCAGCTGACATGGCTAAAGCTGCCGGAACTGATGCATCGAGGATTATAACAAATGTTTCTGACAG TGTCATTCCTATCTTCCAAGCTGCTGCTGAGGAGCTTCTTGCTTCTTCTGGCTTATCTCCTGTTGAACTTCTTGCAAAAGCCATTGCAAAGACTGCT GGCTACACAGAGATAAAAAATAGATCACTTCTCAGTTCCATGGAGAACCATGTCACTGTTCTTCTTGGGGTTGGAAGGGCCATCTATACCCCATC GTTTGCATTTGGTGTCCTGAGGAGGTTTTTACCAAGCGAAAAGGTGGATTTGATTAAGAATCTTGCTCTAACTGCTGATGCAATGGGTGCTGTTTTTGATGTGAGTGTTGACGACGTAGACATGATTGTTGAAG GTGCTAAATCTGCTGGTGGTGTGAGCTTGGAAGTGGTGAAAGAGTTGCCTCCTTTACAAGTAAGGGAACAAACAAGAGGAGGTTACGGACGTGGTGGAGGAGGTTATCGTGGTGGTGGTGGCGGTGGTGGCAATAGGTTTGGCCGAggtggcggcggcggcggaggatATTCTAGAGGTGGTGGTGGCGGAAAAAGATGGTAG